The proteins below come from a single Beutenbergia cavernae DSM 12333 genomic window:
- the cydC gene encoding thiol reductant ABC exporter subunit CydC, producing the protein MGDLRRAVALLALPRWPLVRALLLGSLALASAVGLAAASAWLIARASQMPPVLHLTVAVVSVRALGISRGVLRYLERLAGHDVALRGVVNLRTTVYERLAGGRTEVLASVRRGDLLARTGVDVDDVGDVVVRALLPAGVAVIVSAGSVVLVACFSPAAAAVLAVCLAVNGLAVPALAARRDAATEAARVGARARIAAAASRLVDDAAELAVDGRRGDVVTALRSAEADLAAAQRESARPVAAAAAVSALSTGVAVLGALVVGITAHVAGGLAATELAVVVLVPLAAFEATNALPAAATQLRRSSAAAARIMALLDAAGPAPADAATGGTTGAGRITARGLSWGWPGGPALGSGLDLDVDPGRSVAIVGPSGVGKTTLLLTLAGLLPPRAGTVRIDDVDPYLLRGPARSARVAFTAEDAHVFATSVLENLRVARGDVQPAEARAALDRAGIGAWVGALPGGLEEDLGEDGAAVSGGERRRLLLARALLAPAPVLLLDEPAEHLEPERADALVTDLLAASDDRTVVLVTHRREPLGAADAVLELSDHDERGERADEAGRREE; encoded by the coding sequence GTGGGTGACCTGCGGCGTGCCGTCGCCCTCCTGGCCCTGCCCCGGTGGCCGCTGGTCCGCGCGCTCCTCCTCGGCTCGCTCGCCCTGGCGAGCGCCGTCGGGCTGGCCGCCGCGTCGGCCTGGCTCATCGCCCGCGCGTCGCAGATGCCGCCCGTGCTCCACCTCACGGTGGCGGTCGTCTCGGTGCGAGCGCTCGGCATCTCCCGCGGGGTGCTGCGCTACCTGGAGCGGCTCGCCGGGCACGACGTGGCGCTGCGCGGCGTGGTCAACCTGCGCACCACGGTGTACGAGCGGCTCGCCGGCGGGCGCACCGAGGTGCTCGCCTCCGTGCGCCGCGGGGACCTGCTCGCGCGCACCGGGGTCGACGTCGACGACGTCGGGGACGTCGTCGTGCGGGCGCTCCTGCCCGCCGGCGTGGCCGTCATCGTGTCCGCGGGCTCGGTGGTGCTGGTCGCGTGCTTCTCCCCCGCCGCCGCCGCGGTGCTCGCGGTGTGCCTCGCCGTGAACGGGCTGGCCGTGCCCGCTCTCGCGGCCCGCCGTGACGCGGCGACCGAGGCCGCTCGGGTCGGCGCCCGCGCCAGGATCGCGGCGGCCGCGTCCCGGCTCGTGGACGACGCGGCCGAGCTCGCCGTCGACGGCCGACGCGGCGACGTCGTCACCGCGCTCCGCTCGGCCGAGGCCGACCTGGCCGCCGCGCAGCGGGAGAGTGCCCGCCCGGTCGCTGCCGCGGCGGCAGTCTCGGCCCTGAGCACCGGCGTCGCCGTGCTGGGTGCCCTCGTCGTGGGGATCACCGCCCACGTCGCGGGCGGCCTCGCCGCGACCGAGCTCGCCGTCGTCGTCCTGGTGCCCCTCGCGGCGTTCGAGGCCACGAACGCGCTCCCGGCGGCGGCCACCCAGCTGCGCCGCTCGAGCGCGGCGGCCGCGCGGATCATGGCGCTGCTCGACGCCGCGGGCCCCGCCCCCGCCGACGCGGCAACCGGAGGGACCACCGGGGCGGGCCGGATCACGGCGCGCGGCCTGTCGTGGGGATGGCCGGGCGGACCGGCGCTCGGGTCGGGCCTCGACCTCGACGTCGACCCCGGCCGCAGCGTCGCGATCGTCGGGCCGAGCGGCGTCGGCAAGACCACGCTCCTGCTCACGCTCGCCGGCCTCCTGCCGCCGCGCGCCGGGACCGTGCGGATCGACGACGTCGACCCGTACCTCCTGCGCGGGCCGGCGCGCTCGGCCCGGGTCGCGTTCACCGCTGAGGACGCGCACGTGTTCGCGACGTCCGTCCTGGAGAACCTGCGGGTCGCACGCGGCGACGTCCAGCCGGCCGAGGCGCGCGCCGCGCTGGACCGCGCCGGGATCGGCGCGTGGGTGGGCGCGCTGCCCGGCGGGCTCGAGGAGGATCTCGGCGAGGACGGGGCCGCGGTCTCCGGCGGCGAGCGACGTCGTCTGCTCCTCGCCCGGGCGCTCCTGGCACCGGCCCCCGTCCTGCTCCTGGACGAGCCCGCCGAGCACCTCGAGCCCGAGCGCGCGGACGCGCTCGTCACCGACCTCCTCGCCGCGTCCGACGACCGCACGGTGGTGCTCGTGACGCACCGACGCGAGCCGCTCGGCGCGGCCGACGCGGTGCTGGAGCTGTCCGACCACGACGAGCGCGGCGAACGCGCGGACGAGGCGGGTCGCCGGGAAGAATGA